In Myxocyprinus asiaticus isolate MX2 ecotype Aquarium Trade chromosome 3, UBuf_Myxa_2, whole genome shotgun sequence, the following proteins share a genomic window:
- the LOC127427732 gene encoding E3 ubiquitin-protein ligase RNF181, which produces MASYFDEHDCEPTNPEEQYRQNALLELARSLMQGLDIDSGSFDLSDWGQRLPPPAAKAVVQSLPVVIISPEQADKGLKCPVCLLEFEEQETVREMPCKHLFHTGCILPWLSKTNSCPLCRLELPTDNPDYEEFKKDKERRRQREHRLEDLHGAMYT; this is translated from the exons ATGGCCTCATATTTCGATGAGCATGACTGTGAACCCACAAATCCAGAAGAACAGTACCGACAGAATGCCCTGCTGGAGCTTGCAAG GTCTCTAATGCAGGGCCTCGACATAGACTCAGGTTCATTTGATTTGTCGGATTGGGGCCAGCGTCTTCCTCCTCCTGCAGCAAAAGCTGTGGTTCAGAGCCTTCCTGTGGTCATCATCTCCCCTGAACAAGCTG ATAAAGGACTGAAGTGTCCGGTGTGTTTACTGGAGTTTGAGGAGCAAGAAACAGTGAGAGAGATGCCCTGTAAACATCTGTTCCACACAGGGTGCATTCTGCCTTGGCTCAGTAAG ACCAATTCATGTCCTTTGTGTCGACTTGAACTACCCACTGACAATCCAGACTATGAGGAGTTTAAGAAAGATAAG GAACGAAGAAGACAAAGAGAACATAGACTAGAGGATCTACACGGAGCCATGTATACATGA